The genome window GCTCGGTGCCGGGCTCGACGCCCGCGCCTGGCGCATGCCGGAGCTCGCGGGCTCGCTCGTGTTCGAGGTCGACCACCCCTCGACCCAGGGCTGGAAGCGTGAGCGCACGGCGGAGCTGCAGCCCACGGCGCGCGAAGTGCGCTTCGTCGCGATCGACTTCCAACGCGAGACACTCGAGGACGTGCTGGCGCGGGCGGGGCACGACGCCAGCGTGCCGACGCTCTGGATCTGGGAGGGAGTGATTCGCTACCTGACGCGCGAAGCGATCGAGCACACGCTCGAGAGCGTGGCGCGCCGCTCCGCGCCGGGCAGCCGGCTGCTCGTGACTCACGGCACGCGCGAGCGCGAGCACCGCTGGCTGCACAAGCTCATGCTGCGCGTGTTGGGCGAGCCCGTGCGCTCGCGGCTCGACGGCGCCGACCTCGCGGCCCTGCT of Myxococcota bacterium contains these proteins:
- a CDS encoding class I SAM-dependent methyltransferase, yielding MREGRPSTTAFLVAAGRAVADGVKSVEGFSDPVARALLPPSYQRAVDLVVSGRPASGLLARRRVALVRRMQRMAPARTVAIDAALRAAPARAQVVLLGAGLDARAWRMPELAGSLVFEVDHPSTQGWKRERTAELQPTAREVRFVAIDFQRETLEDVLARAGHDASVPTLWIWEGVIRYLTREAIEHTLESVARRSAPGSRLLVTHGTREREHRWLHKLMLRVLGEPVRSRLDGADLAALLAPRGFAVLSDDAWGGRAREGASRHLLVAERR